One window of the Sparus aurata chromosome 7, fSpaAur1.1, whole genome shotgun sequence genome contains the following:
- the LOC115585381 gene encoding immunoglobulin-like and fibronectin type III domain-containing protein 1 has protein sequence MWKRAKTEGSAPSRRNFSIVHQYIQRFNEVSGSKSAVTRRRSKTSGVIITQFVVDLPEGKSTPDFQCKPTPVTTQEGKLAVFKATVNGDPKPEVSWKRTKGLLSNKDKFRSKYDESTGEHILEIHKVTSAESDTYKCHAVNEFGKAVCTATLAVNDASTNPSDFRKLLRKSKVEENQPILPNEETEKRFWDAMCNADRRDYERICNEFGVKDMEFVLKRLEEKKKERAQNKYKDGVIPSGPYDADATLNQNLKSADETKDFSVTGLRQKDTWLNQVDVEEFNLLNRELNQVDEEGQLVLAEYKLSTLDFVVKIQEVTAQEREDALFECVLTHPLPKVKWIGKGNALEDGEKYSITVSDHKLIHRLLIKGCEPLDKGIYSAVAGISTCSAWLVVEADRDPASAGKKIARKTTLAGGSRVDLEKVAREQQMKNREEIERILASVKAKHGEGQLRDGTTTTTGGSDGEISAITGSGKSNGAGKNKTRGSGGNSKSRNLKGDGSVTTLEDVAEEEDLKVEGPKKKKHSRSGQADFDKVTDTDEEGYSEENEDVTGSAGDSRCITNGRGTGYKKIDSNGKIVDVENDLANEVADRDGNKDSAGSVRRNGEKKKVHWKQHTPDPLNTTECIPPEVCHSNTDPNEPAIEGEDEASNGDEEEEEEEEADSTGRATRSSCSEQSQQQQKAVNGESTGPNEHGECDETEEATGSAAHSRRKRHGPLIEDVVIDPGVQFICGLSDVDAIINETAELTCKLSSEDCEGAWFRDGKKISQDDNFAITKVGAIHKLVITGCKEEHSGKYRFEVDGRKTEAMINVRDPPRIRPEDLSDFIEPVTVKVGQNAIFKVHFVGHEPIKIQWYKEGEELQDGTNTRIEKSGSRSRLLLSRCQRKDTGEIKIKLKNEHGFVEAISQLIVLDKPTSPLGPAEVTENSPMCIEFKWRPPKDDGGSPVINYVMERQQVGRNTWKKLEEVPGVPSYRDTNVEHGRKYCYRIRAVTAEGTSEVMETDEMQAGTLAFPGPPAPPKVVSAYDDCVNISWDSPSNRGGSRILGYIVEKRKKGSNLWTVVNALDELIKEKKYAVKDVVAGMEYEFRVTAINLSGVGAFSSPSEFVFARDPKKPPGKVTSLKVTETSYSHIVLTWTKPEDRPGIQDEAKGYFVEIRQAECMEWSRCNTTPIITTSYSVKGLRSMETYWLRVIAINDGGESAPEELPNYVTAMPSPVRPKFTNHNMKSFRVVRAGNSVRIIVNFEASPRPVIVWLKDNAPVTKRVTISNSDGSSQLLIPSSERSDSGIYSIVVKNLAGQETFSIEVRVTDDPKPPGPVELEEHVPGTVTVIWEPSPDEKRDDRLHYTVSKLDSTKRTWTTVADRLFNNKFTVCNIMLGREYNFRVYAKNDMGISAPSESPTWGMEKKKEKFAVSVSTGKDCDLRCAPTFIVPLKLHTAPKGYECYMSCAVKGNPQPHVTWYRNHISLNTNTNYYISNTCGVCSMLILRVGPKDMGEYTITAENALGRAECSTVLSVRE, from the exons atgtggaaaagagcAAAGACTGAGGGTTCCGCTCCCAGCAGACGAA ATTTCTCCATCGTTCATCAGTACATCCAACGCTTTAACGAGGTGTCTGGCAGCAAGTCAG CTGTCACCCGGAGGAGATCTAAGACGTCTGGGGTGATCATCACGCAGTTTGTAGTAGACTTGCCGGAGGGGAAAAGCACCCCAGATTTCCAGTGTAAACCAACCCCAGTAACTACCCAGGAAG GGAAATTAGCTGTTTTCAAGGCCACAGTGAATGGAGATCCAAAACCAGAGGTGTCATGGAAACGAACTAAAGGACTGCTTTCGAACAAGGACAAATTTCGGAGTAAATATGATGAATCCACTGGAGAGCATATATTAGAG ATTCACAAAGTGACTTCTGCGGAATCGGACACATACAAATGCCATGCTGTGAATGAATTTGGCAAAGCTGTCTGCACGGCAACCTTGGCTGTGAATGATG CTTCAACAAATCCTTCAGATTTCAGGAAACTGCTGAGGAAAAG TAAAGTGGAGGAAAACCAGCCGATTCTACCAAATGAGGAAACCGAAAAAAGATTCTGGGATGCAATGTGTAACGCTGACAGGAGAGACTATGAGCGCATCTGCAATGAGTTTGGTGTTAAAGACATGGAGTTTGTTCTCAAGagactggaggagaagaagaaggagagggcACAAAATAAGTATAAG GACGGTGTGATTCCTAGCGGTCCCTATGATGCAGACGCAACACTGAACCAGAACCTGAAGAGTGCTGATGAGACGAAGGATTTCAGTGTGACGGGCCTGAGGCAGAAGGACACGTGGCTGAATCAGGTGGATGTTGAAGAGTTCAACCTCCTCAACAGAGAGCTGAATCAGGTGGATGAAGAGGGCCAGCTCGTCCTTGCGGAATATAAAC TTTCCACTCTGGACTTTGTTGTCAAAATTCAGGAGGTTACTGCTCAAGAAAGAGAGGATGCCCTCTTCGAGTGCGTCCTGACACATCCACTACCCAAGGTCAAATGGATTGGCAAGGGCAACGCCCTGGAGGACGGAGAGAAGTACAGCATAACTGTGTCGGACCACAAGCTGATCCACAGGCTGCTGATCAAGGGCTGTGAGCCGCTGGACAAAGGCATCTATTCAGCTGTGGCTGGCATTTCAACCTGCAGTGCCTGGCTGGTTGTGGAAG CTGACAGGGACCCTGCATCTGCTGGTAAGAAGATAGCTCGTAAAACTACCTTGGCTGGCGGATCAAGGGTCGACCTTGAGAAAGTGGCCAGAgaacaacaaatgaaaaaccgAGAGGAGATTGAGAGGATTTTAGCGTCAGTGAAAGCAAAACACGGGGAAGGACAACTGAGAGACGGGACGACAACAACCACCGGTGGGAGTGATGGCGAAATAAGTGCAATCACTGGATCGGGTAAAAGCAACGGAGCGGGAAAGAACAAGACGAGAGGGAGCGGAGGGAACTCAAAGAGCAGAAACTTAAAAGGAGACGGCTCAGTAACGACTTTAGAAGATgtagcagaagaagaagatctgAAAGTAGAAGggccaaagaaaaagaaacacagcagatCTGGCCAAGCAGATTTTGACAAGGTAACAG ATACGGACGAAGAAGGATATTCTGAAGAGAATGAGGATGTCACTGGATCTGCCGGTGACTCGAGATGCATAACGAATGGTCGAGGGACAGGATATAAAAAAATTG ATTCCAACGGCAAAATTGTTGATGTGGAAAACGATTTAGCAAATGAAGTGGCTGACCGGGATGGAAATAAAGACTCTGCTGGGTCAGTCAGACgcaatggggaaaaaaagaaggtgcACTGGAAGCAACATACACCTG ACCCACTGAATACAACCGAGTGTATACCACCTGAAGTCTGCCACTCTAACACGGACCCAAATGAACCAGCAATTGAAGGTGAAGATGAAGCAAGCAAtggtgatgaggaggaggaggaggaggaggaggcggactCTACGGGCCGGGCCACGCGTTCAAGTTGCTCCGAGCAAAGTCAACAGCAACAGAAAGCAGTCAATG GTGAAAGCACAGGTCCTAATGAACACGGTGAGTGTGACGAGACCGAAGAAGCAACTGGCTCTGCAGCACACTCGAGGCGTAAAAGACACGGCCCACTGATTGAGGACGTGGTGATTG ATCCCGGGGTTCAGTTCATCTGCGGTCTGTCTGATGTCGACGCGATCATCAATGAGACTGCTGAGTTAACATGTAAGCTCAGCAGCGAAGACTGTGAGGGAGCGTGGTTCAGAGACGGCAAAAAG ATATCCCAAGATGACAATTTTGCTATAACTAAAGTTGGTGCAATTCATAAATTAGTCATAACCGGCTGCAAGGAAGAGCACTCTGGGAAATACCGATTTGAGGTGGATGGTCGTAAAACGGAGGCAATGATCAACGTCAGAG atccCCCAAGAATCCGCCCTGAAGACCTCAGTGATTTCATTGAGCCCGTGACGGTTAAAGTGGGCCAAAACGCCATCTTCAAAGTGCATTTTGTCGGCCATGAACCGATAAAGATTCAGTGGTACAAAGAGGGAGAAGAGCTGCAAGATGGCACCAACACAAGGATCGAGAAATCTGGGAGTCGCAGCCGCTTGCTCCTGAGCAGGTGTCAGAGGAAGGACACGGGAGAGATCAAGATCAAGCTCAAGAACGAACACGGCTTCGTCGAGGCAATATCGCAGCTTATTGTGCTCG ATAAACCCACTTCACCACTGGGTCCTGCGGAGGTAACGGAGAACTCACCGATGTGTATTGAATTCAAGTGGAGGCCACCGAAGGACGATGGAGGCTCGCCTGTGATCAACTACGTAATGGAGCGACAGCAAGTGGGACGCAACACCTGGAAGAAGTTAGAGGAAGTCCCCGGTGTGCCCAGCTACCGCGACACAAACGTGGAACACGGGCGGAAATATTGTTACCGTATCCGGGCGGTAACTGCAGAAGGCACGAGTGAAGTGATGGAGACTGATGAAATGCAGGCCGGCACGCTGG CTTTCCCCGGCCCTCCGGCACCTCCGAAGGTGGTCAGCGCCTACGACGACTGCGTCAACATCTCCTGGGACTCACCGAGTAACCGAGGAGGTTCACGCATCCTTGGCTACATCGTGGAGAAACGCAAGAAGGGGAGTAATCTCTGGACCGTTGTCAACGCCTTGGATGAACTCATAAAAG AGAAGAAATATGCAGTGAAAGATGTGGTGGCAGGTATGGAGTATGAATTCAGAGTTACTGCCATAAACCTCTCAGGAGTCGGTGCATTCAGCAGCCCGTCGGAGTTTGTTTTCGCACGAGACCCAAAGA AGCCTCCTGGTAAGGTTACGAGCCTGAAGGTGACAGAAACTTCTTACAGCCACATTGTCCTGACTTGGACCAAACCTGAGGACAGACCGGGGATACAGGATGAGGCGAAGGGATATTTTGTTGAGATTCGGCAGGCAGAGTGCATGGAATGGTCCCGCTGCAACACCACCCCCATCATCACGACATCCTACAGTGTGAAAGGCCTCAGGTCCATGGAAACGTACTGGTTGAGAGTGATAGCTATCAATGACGGCGGAGAGAGTGCTCCTGAGGAGCTGCCCAACTACGTCACTGCTATGCCCTCACCTG TGAGGCCAAAGTTCACCAACCACAACATGAAGAGTTTCAGGGTGGTGAGGGCAGGAAACTCTGTCAGGATCATAGTCAACTTTGAG GCCTCCCCACGGCCAGTTATCGTGTGGCTGAAGGACAACGCGCCGGTGACAAAGCGAGTCACAATCAGTAACTCTGACGGCTCGTCCCAGCTGCTGATCCCCTCCTCTGAGCGCTCTGATTCAGGCATATACTCCATTGTGGTGAAAAATCTTGCAGGACAGGAGACATTCAGTATAGAGGTCCGGGTCACAG ATGATCCAAAGCCTCCTGGACCAGTAGAACTGGAGGAACACGTGCCCGGCACGGTGACGGTGATCTGGGAGCCTTCTCCTGATGAGAAGCGTGACGACCGCCTCCACTACACAGTGTCCAAACTGGACTCTACCAAGCGCACATGGACCACGGTGGCCGACAGACTCTTCAATAACAAGTTCACCGTTTGCAATATCATGCTAGGGAGGGAATATAACTTCAGGGTCTACGCCAAAAACGACATGGGCATATCTGCACCCTCAGAGTCGCCAACCTGGGgcatggagaagaagaaag AAAAGTTTGCGGTGAGCGTATCGACCGGAAAGGACTGCGATTTGCGATGCGCTCCAACCTTCATCGTGCCTCTTAAACTCCACACTGCACCCAAAGGCTACGAGTGCTACATGAGCTGCGCAGTGAAGGGAAACCCACAACCTCATGTCACGTGGTACCGGAACCACATcagcctgaacacaaacaccaactACTACATCTCCAACACCTGTGGAGTCTGCTCCATGTTGATTCTCCGCGTAGGCCCCAAAGACATGGGAGAGTACACCATCACCGCAGAGAACGCCCTCGGACGGGCCGAGTGCTCCACCGTGCTCAGTGTCAGAG AGTGA
- the LOC115585382 gene encoding uncharacterized protein LOC115585382 has translation MTAKHRKGKSNHKHEDNFFKNEVAESEVRGGANNYALLLVLFLLIVIGGAAGAWFCFQQHQTLTYLTDNLMGMQMKIVKLQASHEEMRQSNSKHHVSESLETRLNTLEESYALAQKQVGMALATAEQLRTSDLPAQVLSLHTEMKTRLAEMQQATVSLEQLSQLQTMLKGKSEEFEGVRVQVESLATLSSELSHQIEELAGSLGEAESKLDERAGHVAALSATLDGQAAEVLTLKQQLDTYQARLEASTLEMTAVRELLESEQSQRLQQASLEEQFNTLVGESQPPAEPEDETEEEAAPATEEEAAAATELKEEEDEEGARPADLEKEESNPEEEAEADEGGEAAPVEQEASVTDEVEPVQEDQTEQDESGAVSEKEEEGTTRTAEEEEVDEEMPEEKASKGETVQEEPAPEEEKLSVEEEVSEGDEEQQDVAAEEEADEEAAEEEEEEEEELLENDDLTEDE, from the exons ATGACTGCCAAGCATCGGAAAGGGAAGAGCAACCACAAGCACGAAGAcaactttttcaaaaatgaaGTCGCGGAGTCGGAAGTTCGCGGCGGAGCGAACAACTACGCgctgctgctggttctgttCCTCCTGATCGTGATCGGCGGCGCCGCCGGCGCGTGGTTCTGCTTCCAGCAGCACCAAACTTTAACCTACTTGACGGACAATCTCATGGGCATGCAGATGAAAATAGTGAAGCTGCAGGCCTCCCACGAAGAAATGCGACAGTCCAACAGCAAG CATCACGTTTCCGAGAGCCTGGAGACCCGCCTGAATACCCTGGAGGAGTCATACGCACTGGCCCAGAAACAGGTGGGCATGGCGTTGGCTACAGCTGAACAGCTCCGGACGTCTGACCTCCCCGCTCAGGTGCTGTCGCTCCACACGGAGATGAAAACGCGCCTGGCAGAGATGCAGCAAGCCACCGTGTCTCTGGAGCAGCTGAGCCAGCTGCAGACCATGCTGAAGGGGAAGAGCGAGGAGTTCGAGGGGGTCAGGGTCCAGGTGGAGAGCCTGGCCACGCTGAGCTCCGAGCTGTCCCACCAGATCGAGGAACTGGCAGGGAGCCTGGGAGAAGCAGAATCCAAGCTGGACGAGAGAGCCGGACACGTCGCCGCGCTGAGTGCCACCTTGGACGGACAGGCCGCCGAGGTGCTCACgctgaagcagcagctggacaCCTACCAGGCCCGGCTCGAGGCCAGCACGCTGGAGATGACTGCTGTCAG AGAGTTGCTTGAGAGCGAACAGTCCCAGCGGCTCCAGCAGGCCAGCCTGGAGGAGCAGTTCAATACG CTGGTAGGAGAATCTCAACCTCCTGCTGAGCCTGAAGATGAGACCGAGGAAGAGGCAGCTCCCGCAACTGAGGAAGAGGCAGCTGCAGCAACTgaattaaaagaagaagaagacgaagagggGGCACGTCCTGCAGATTTAGAAAAAGAAGAATCTAACCcagaagaagaggcagaggcagaCGAAGGAGGGGAGGCAGCTCCTGTCGAGCAGGAGGCCTCTGTGACAGACGAGGTCGAGCCGGTTCAGGAGGATCAGACGGAGCAAGACGAGTCGGGCGCCGTatcagaaaaggaagaagagggcACGACACGGacggcagaagaagaagaagtagacgAAGAGATGCCCGAGGAGAAGGCATCCAAAGGAGAGACAGTTCAGGAAGAGCCAGCGCCCGAGGAGGAGAAGCTCAGCGTAGAAGAGGAAGTGTCGGAAGGGGATGAAGAACAGCAGGACGTCGCGGCTGAAGAGGAGGCAGatgaagaagcagcagaagaagaagaggaagaagaagaggagctgtTAGAAAATGATGACTTAACAGAGGACGAAT aG
- the LOC115585793 gene encoding protein phosphatase 1 regulatory subunit 12B-like, with protein MQAFVPRSYLTPVRDDEAESQRKAKSRHARQTRRSTQGVTLTDLKEARQTNSLSPQDRRAEDGGTLDERSCVRRGLTDDRRGRISLTESTETSEISAKWSKLDEQGNIEPRLEALAESPMPNASYASVAGSCGLSYCSNSFRGAAGERWWTDENQNPVEEPAQPTFSTKQHRRRHRCEDQGSDCNSAEDTNCCSSPHHSTATTTTPIMTLALCSTSPLSSSTSVDNFSPQCRVLP; from the exons ATGCAGGCTTTTGTTCCCAG GTCGTATCTGACCCCGGTCAGGGATGACGAAGCGGAGTCTCAGAGGAAAGCGAAGTCTCGTCACGCCAGACAAACCCGCAGGTCGACACAG GGTGTGACTCTGACAGATCTGAAAGAGGCCAGGCAGACCAACAGCCTGTCTCCTCAGGACAGACGGGCGGAGGACGGAGGCACCCTGGATGAGAGGTCATGTGTGAGGAGAGGCTTGACAGATGACAGGAGAGGCAGGATCAGCCTGACAGAGTCCACAGAAACAAGCGAGATCAGTGCGAAATGGAGCAAACTGGATGAG CAGGGGAACATTGAACCCAGGCTAGAAGCCCTCGCTGAGTCTCCGATGCCAAATGCTTCATATGCATCTGTGGCTGGATCCTGTGGCCTGTCTTACTGCAGCAACTCCTTCAGAG GTGCAGCGGGCGAGCGATGGTGGACAGATGAAAACCAGAACCCCGTTGAAGAGCCGGCACAGCCGACCTTCAGCACAAAGCAGCACCGAAGACGACACCGCTGTGAGGACCAAGGTTCAGACTGCAACTCTGCAGAG GACACGAACTGCTGCAGCTCCCCCCACCActccaccgccaccaccaccacccccatcATGACTCTGGCTTTGTGCTCCACCTCCCCCTTATCCTCGTCCACATCAGTGGACAATTTTAGCCCTCAGTGCCGAGTCCTGCCATAG